A segment of the Halovivax limisalsi genome:
ACACAGAATCTGACCCGCTGTCGCCGCCAGTGTGATCCAAAACTGGCCGCTTCGACCTCCGCGAAACGACCACTTTTGACACGCCGCGTCGAACCCTCGACCATGCCACGCGAGACAGTCTCTCACGAGGAGGGCGCGATCTACGAGTTCACGCCGGATCTCGACCCGATCGCCACCGTCGACTCGGGCACCCAGATCACGATCGAGACGCGGGACAGCCTGGACGGGGCGGTCCAGACGGACGAGGATCTGATCGAATCGGTCCCCGAGGAGGTCAACGCCGCGACGGGACCGATCGCGGTCTCGGGCGCCGAACCCGGGGACGTGCTGGCCGTCGAGATCGAGGCCGTCCGCCTCGCCGAGGATCGCGGTCGCGTCGTCACGATCGACGGCTTCGGCCTGCTCGACGGCCGCGAGGAGATCGAGGCGCCGCGGACGACCGTCACACCGGTCGCGGACGACACGTCACCCGACGCCGAGGCGGTCACCGATACGGTGATCGAGTTCGGCGATCACGAGGTCGCGGTCGATCCCTGCATCGGGACCATCGGCGTCGCGCCAGCGAGCGAGTCCTACACCACGCTCGTGCCCCACGATCACGGCGGCAACCTCGACACGACCGACGTCTCGGCTGGCAACACGATCTACTTCCCCGTCTTCCAGGATGGCGCGATGCTCGCGATGGGCGACAGCAAAGCCGCGATGGCCGACGGCGAGATGTGCGGCACCGGCGCCGAGATCGCGACCGATATCGACGTCACCGTCGCGGTGATCGACGGCGACGACGTCGCGGTCGACCTCGACCGACCGCTGATCGAGACCGCCGAGACCTGGAAGACCGTCGCCAGCGCCGAGACGATGGAGGCGGCGTGTGAACTGGCAAACTTGGACGCGATCGACCTGCTCGCCGCCGAGCACGGCTTCGACCCGACGGAGGCCTACATGTTCTCGAGTCTCGTCGGCGGGCTGGAGATCAGCCAGGTCGTCGACCCGCTGGTCACCGTCCGCAACGCGATCCCGAAGACGCACTGTCGCGGGCCGTTCTGAGGCCGCCTCGGCGGGCCCCACGCGGTGTCGACGTACGGGTCACGGCGCCGCGGCGAGACCAAACGGACTCGCCGACCGTCGACCACCACCGCTTTGAGGGCGCCCTGCGAAGACCTGCGCATGAATGCGAGTCGGTTTCGTCGGCCCCCGCAGTTCAAGTTGGCCGACGTCGCCCAGCAGCTGGTCGGCGGCTTCCTTCTCGCCGGGCCGTTCGTCGTCACCGCTGAGGTCTGGGACCTCGCAGCGAGCATGAACGCGATCCAGGGACTCCTCACCGTCACCGTCGTCTTCGCCATCGGCTACGCCAGTCTGTACAAGGCCAATGACGAGCGGGATGCAGACGCAGAGCACGAAGTCGCCGGCATCCCGCTCCGGTTCATTTCGCTGATGGTCATCTCGTTCGGCTCCGTGACGATCCTGGCGCTGCTACTCGACGCCCCGGACGTCTTCGTCGGTGGCTCCCTCCTGTCCACCCCGACGCTCGAGACCACCGCGAAGGCGATCAGCGTCGGCTCGATCTTCAGCGTCGTCGGCGCATCGACGGCCGACTCGGTGCTATAGGGGACAGCGTCCCACCGAGGACGGCCCGAGTGTGATCGCACCGCACCTGCTGCTGCGACCGACCCGTTACCGCGTTGACGCGACCGGCCCGGCTCTAGCCGCGTGCGTGTAGACGAACTCCTTGAGTAACTTCGCAGCGAGCGACGCCGCCTGACCGTCGTCGCGATCGTTGACCTCGACGACGTCGAACCCCGTCGCGGACGGCGCGACGGCCCGAACCGCCTCACGCAGCTCGCGGGGGGCGAGTCCGAACGGCTCCATGGTTCCCGTCCCGGGCGCGTAGGCCGGATCCGCGCCGTCGATGTCGACGCTGAGATAGGTCTCCCGATCGGCGAGCAGGGCGTCGACGTCGGTCTCGTCGAGCCACTCGCGAACCGACTCCGGCGGGACGACGGTGACGTCGTCGGCCGCAGCTCGCTCCCACTCGGCCTCGCACCCGGTCCTCGCACCCAGGATGATCGCCTCGTCCACCCCGAGGTCCTGATCCTCGAGGATTCTGCGGGTCACGCAGGCGTGGCTGAGCGGGTTGCCGCCGTACTCGTCGCGCAGATCGAGGTGCGCGTCGAGACAGACGAGGACGTCGGGTTCGGTCGCTCTCGCGCCCGCGAGCGAGATGGTGTGTTCGCCGCCGATCGCGACCGGGACGGCCTCGTCCCAGGCGACGTCGCGCAGGGTCCCCTCGAGGTAGTCGAGGTACT
Coding sequences within it:
- the speB gene encoding agmatinase, which codes for MFPGATAERGDANFVIVGAPLDASTTFEPGTRFGPRRVRQFAETFDDYDHRTDQHFSTLGVADGGDVRAWDDVSEYLDYLEGTLRDVAWDEAVPVAIGGEHTISLAGARATEPDVLVCLDAHLDLRDEYGGNPLSHACVTRRILEDQDLGVDEAIILGARTGCEAEWERAAADDVTVVPPESVREWLDETDVDALLADRETYLSVDIDGADPAYAPGTGTMEPFGLAPRELREAVRAVAPSATGFDVVEVNDRDDGQAASLAAKLLKEFVYTHAARAGPVASTR
- a CDS encoding acetamidase/formamidase family protein, coding for MPRETVSHEEGAIYEFTPDLDPIATVDSGTQITIETRDSLDGAVQTDEDLIESVPEEVNAATGPIAVSGAEPGDVLAVEIEAVRLAEDRGRVVTIDGFGLLDGREEIEAPRTTVTPVADDTSPDAEAVTDTVIEFGDHEVAVDPCIGTIGVAPASESYTTLVPHDHGGNLDTTDVSAGNTIYFPVFQDGAMLAMGDSKAAMADGEMCGTGAEIATDIDVTVAVIDGDDVAVDLDRPLIETAETWKTVASAETMEAACELANLDAIDLLAAEHGFDPTEAYMFSSLVGGLEISQVVDPLVTVRNAIPKTHCRGPF
- a CDS encoding DUF2391 family protein, with the translated sequence MNASRFRRPPQFKLADVAQQLVGGFLLAGPFVVTAEVWDLAASMNAIQGLLTVTVVFAIGYASLYKANDERDADAEHEVAGIPLRFISLMVISFGSVTILALLLDAPDVFVGGSLLSTPTLETTAKAISVGSIFSVVGASTADSVL